GTATGGTTTGGATGCAAGCTTGAAAAAAGACCTTCCACGCATCACAAAATTATTAGACAAGCTTCCTTTTTATTCAACAACAACGCCTACAACATTAAATGCATATGCAGAAGGTGCTTTATTTAAGCCGGGGCATGCGCCGCAAATAGGCAATGGTTCTGCGGGTGCTGTTTATATTGATGATTTTGAAGGAAGCGCTACGGGTATTGATCTGCGATTCCCTGCTATCAGCTGGGCATTGGCATCTACGCCATTAGGTGCTACAGATGCGAATGGAAATGAATTATTCCCTGAAGCAGGATTATTAAATAACCTTGATTATGGAAAAAACAGGGCTAAGCTGGCATGGTACCAGATAGAGCCTACATTACAACAATACCAGGGAACCAACAATCCACTGGGAACGAACCGTGCAGAGTTAAGTGATCCACGGGTGCGTATTGTTTATCAGAACGAGATCTTCCCGCAAAAAACAACCGACTTTGGACAAAGCCAGTTGGTAACATTCGATCTGGCTTATTATCCCAAAAACAAAGGACCTTATAATTTTGATATAACCAACATTAATAACGATAACACATTAAAAAATCCTGAAACAAGATGGGGTGGCTTAATGCGCAGCATTGATCAAACAGATTTTGAAACAGCCAATATTCAATTCATTGAATTCTGGATGCAGGATCCATATATAAGCAATAAGGTAAATCCTGCTCCGGGAAAACTATATTTCAACTTAGGAGATATTTCGGAAGATATTCTAAAAGACGGAAGACGTTTTTATGAGAATGGCTTACCAACACCTACAACACCTTCGCAGGTTGATAATTCTGTTTGGGGCAAATCGCCACGCAATCCAATTCAGCCAACCAACGCATTCAGTAATAATGCTGATGAAAGAGCTTTCCAGGATGTTGGTTTTGATGGCTTACCGGATGATTCTGAAAGAGTACAAAACAGTAGTTACTTACTTGCCTTGCAAACCCAGGTAAGCGGTGCTGCATTGCAAGCTGCTAATAATGATCCGGATGGTGATGATTACAGGCATTACCGCGATGCTGCATTTACAGGAAATGATGGTATCTTAAGCAGGTACAAAGATTTTAATAGTCCTGAAGGCAACTCGCCTGTGAATACCGGAAGCGCCTATTCTACTGCAGCAACATTATATCCTGATGGAGAAGATCTGAACCGTGACAATACGATGAATGAAACGGAACAGTATTTTCAATATGTGGTAAATATTGCGCCATCCAATGATCCAAGCGGTGTAATGGAAATTGGAAAGAATTTCATTGTTGATAAAAAAACGGTAGTAGTACATCCTGCGGATGGTTCAACAAGACCTGAAACATGGTACCAGTTCCGTATTCCTATTAGTGCGTATAATAATAAAGTAGGTAGTATTTCCGACTTTAAATCCATTCGTTTTATGCGCATGTTCTTGACAGGATTTTCGGATAGCATCGTGTTGCGTTTTGGTGAATTGCAATTAGAAAGAAATACCTGGAGAAATTATCAATATCAATTAGATTCTTCAGGCAACTATACACCTATTAACGACCAGGCAACTTTCAATGTAGGTTCTGTTAATATCGAACAAAATGATCAGCGTGCTCCATTACCTTATCGTACGCCTAAAGATATTCAACGTCAGCAGGTGCAAAGTAATAATGGTGTGAACTTATTATTGAACGAACAAAGTATGACGTTGCAGTTCTGTAGTTTGCCACAAGGTGCTTCACGAGGTGTATTTGAAACATTTGCCCAAAGAGATTTCAGATCATACGGTAATTTAGCAATGTACATTCATGCTGAAGCTAATCAAAAATTAGGAGGCGATCTGAAAGATACCGACATGGTAGCTATTGTAAGGATCGGTTCTGATTTTGTAAACAACTATTACGAAATTAAGATACCATTATATCTTACACCACTGGCAGCAGGTTCATTAAACCCTGATACAGATACCTATAACGATACCTTGTGGCGATCGATCAATAATTTAAATTTAGATCTGTCCTTATTACCACAATTAAAAGAACAACGAAATATAAATGGCAATGCAGGACATTTATATAGCCAGTTGCAATCCAACGGTCAAACCTATTCTATTTTAGGAGATCCTAACCTGGGAGAGGTGGATGGTGTTTTAATTGGTGTAAAGAACGTACATAACTCCAGCGCCTGTGGTGAGATGTGGGTAGACGAATTGCGTTTATCTAACATTAACGAACATGGTGGTTACGCTGCGGTTGGTAAATTAGATATGAACCTTGCAGACCTGGGTACGATCAGTGCTTCTGTAGCAACACACTCCAATGGCTTTGGAACATTAGAGCAAAAAGCCAATGAACGTTTCAGAGATGATTATACGCAATTTGATGTAGCTGCCAATTTGGAACTGGGTAAGCTATTACCTAAAAAAGCAGCTATCTCTATTCCTGTTTTTGCAAGCTATACACAATCGGTCAGCACTCCGGAGTATGATCCATATGACCTTGATATTAAACTGCAGGATAAGCTGGATGCTGCACAATCAAGCCAGGCAAGAGATTCCATACGCAATAATGCTGTTACATTCAACAGTACAAAAACCATCAACTTTACCAACGTAAAGAAAAATAAAACCAATAATAAAAAATCCAAGATATACGATATCTCCAACTTCGATCTGAGTTATTCATTTATTCAAATAAGCTCACATGATCCGTTAACGGAGTATAATGATATAACAAGGCACAGGGCGAATATCGGTTACAATTTCACATCACAACCTTCATACATCGAACCATTTAAAAAATTGAAATTCTTTAAAAAGAAAAACAAATCGCATTGGCTCGACCTGGTGAAAGATTTTAATTTCAATCTTGTTCCCTCTCAAATAAGTTTCAGAACAGATATCCAACGCCAGTTTGGGGTGTTGAAGCCACGTTCAATCGGGATAAGCAAGTACGATGTTCCTGAAACATACAACAAGTACTTTACCATGGAACGTGATTATATTTTCCGTTGGAATTTGACACGCTCACTCAACTTTAATTTGAATGCAGTTAATAACTCAAGAGTAGATGAACCATACGGACGTATTGACACAAAAGCAAAAAGCGATACGCTTTGGAATAATTTCTGGGACGGAGGAAGAAACACTAATTTTAATCAAACAGCGGATTTCTCTTATACCTTACCAACTTCCAAATTCCCTGCATTGGATTGGACAACGGTTAATTTAAAATACCAGGCTACCTACCAGTGGATAGGAGCATCATTGGCGGCTACTACCTTAGGCAATATATTAGAAAATGGCCAGCAGCAGGAAGCCACTGCGCAGCTTGATTTTACAAGATTGTATAATAAGTCTAAATTTTTAAGGGCATTGGATATGCCACAGGTGAAGAAAGAAAAAGCAGAAGTTAAAACCAAAACAGATACACTATTCCGGTTTGTTAGAAGAGACAGTATTAAGGTAAAAGAGATAAAACGTATTCGCACACGCAAAATAAAAGATCCGAACGCGATGCCTTATGTTGGCTTAGGTGCAAGGATATTCGGCAAGCTGCTTACCAGCATAAAACAAGTTAATATTTCACTTTCAGAAAATGCGAATACCCGTTTGCCGGGCTACACAGATAGCACACAATATGTTGGGCAGGATTGGAAAAGTATGCAGCCGGGCTTAGGCTTTATATTGGGACAACAACCGGATACCAGTTGGCTAAATGCTGCAGCTTCAAAAGGATTAATAACAAAGGACACTAATTTTAACAGCTTATTCCAGCAAACCTATACACAGCGGTTAACCTTAACTGCTCAATTAGAACCCGTAAGAGATCTGAACATAAGCATTAACGTTAGTAAGTCGTTCAATAAAAATTATTCTGAAACATTTAAATATGCAGATACCACCAACCAGGGGTTAAACTATCACTTCGGACATTTAACACCTTATACCGGTGGCGGCTTTGATATAAGTTATATTTCATTCGGAACGTTGTTTGGTCATTTCGATCCAAATCAGATATCTCAAACCTTTATCAATTTTGAAAATTACCGGAAAACGATATCGAAACGTTTGGGAATAGCTAATAAATATAATGTGGATGGCGCAAATGGCGCTAATACGTTGCCCGATGCGGAAGGATATTATTATGGATATAGTAAATATGCAACAGATGTATTGATCCCGGCATTTATTGCAGCTTATTCAGGAAAAGATCCTAACTCGGTCGGTTTATTAAATCAAAGCAACGCGAATATAAAATCCAATCCATTTAGTAATTTTTTACCGGAGCCTAACTGGAAGATCGATTACAACGGGTTAAGTAAGATAAAAGGATTTGATAAAATATTTACCAGCTTTACATTATCCCATGGTTACACAGGTGATCTGAGTATGAATGGATTTACATCAGCGTTATTATACCAGGATGTATCGCGTTATGGCTATCCATCTTTCTATGACCCGGGTTCTAAAAACTACGTTCCTTATTTCCTGGTGCCGAATATTACCATACAGGAACAGTTTTCTCCTTTAATTGGTATGGATATGACATTTACCAATCAATGGCAGGTTAAGTTCGAATATATTAAACAACGTACACTAAGTTTAAGTTTGGTCGATTATCAATTGAGTGAAACACGCTCTACAGAGTTTTCATTTGGTGCAGGTTATCGGAAACGTGGATTGAAATTGTTAGCCGGGTTGAATCTTCCTAAGTTTTTAAGCAAATCAGGGGGTAACAAACTGGATAATGAAATTAATTTTAGGGTAGATGTAAGAGTTAGAGATAATGCTACATCTAACAGTTGGCTCGACCAGGATAGTAAATATGCAACTTCAGGAAGTAAGGAAATAACAATATCTCCAACGGTAGATTATTATCTTAATAGTAAGGTAAACATCAAGCTTTACTTTGATCAGCGGCAGGTAATACCATATGTATCTTCCAGTGCTCCTATTACCACTACACGGGCGGGAGTACAGGTGAGGATATCATTAGCACAATAAAAATTTAATAGTAATAAAAAATAAGGAGTGAATATTCACTCCTTATTTTTTTAATGCTTCCCTTACTTTGGGCGCTATTTTAGTTCCGTAAATTTCAATAGACTTCATCATAGATTGATGAGAAGGTGCGCCAACATCCATATGCGCTGAAAAACGTGTTAGTCCGAATATTTCATGTAAGTATAAAATTCTATCAATCGCTTCTGATGCATCACTAATAATTAATGCTCCCTCTTTGCTTCTTCCGAAATCAAATTGAGAACGCTGATACGATTGCCAGCCGCGGCTTTTACCAACTCTGTCCATTTGTGCTGCATAAGAAGGATAAATTTCATCTGCTATCTCTTTGCTATCATCTCCAAAGAAAGCATGTACATGCACACCTACCTCAAATTTATTCATATCATGTTTAAAGTGCTGGTAGGCTTCTTTATAATAATTAAACAATGGAACAAATTGAGATGGAGAACCACCGATAATGGCAAATACTACCGGCAATCCATACTTTGCAGCCCGTACAACAGATTCAGGAGTGCCACCTACAGCCACCCATATTTTTAAATTATCGTTTACTGCTCTTGGTAAGATCAATTGATTATTTAAGTCGGGTCTTAATTTTCCTTTCCAGGTGATCGGATTCTCTTTATTTAATTTAACTAAAAGCTCCAGCTTTTCTTCAAACAGTTCCTCATAATTTTTAAGATTATAACCATAAACAGGAAACGATTCAATAAAACTTCCACGACCGGCTACTAATTCCGCCCTTCCGTTACTAAGTTGGTCTATAGTTGCAAAGCTTTGATATAATCTTACTGGATCAGAAGAGCTTAATACAGATACTGCACTTCCAAGTTTTATATGTTTAGTTACAGAAGAAGCTGCTGCCAATACGATCTCCGGAACAGAAACAGCATATTCTTCGCGGTGATGTTCACCAATGCCAAAGAAATCAAGACCTACTTCATCCATCAATTTTATTTCTTCTATCAATTGCTGCAATCTTTCTCCGGATGATTGAATCTTTCCGTCTTGGGCAATTTGCAGATCGCCGAACATATCTATACCTAATTCCATGTGTATTTTTTAATGAAGTTAAATGCTTAAAGCTAAAACAGGAATACTATATACAAATAGCAAAGTGAAGTTGTTTAAAATGGAGGGTATCTAATCAAGTTTTATATAAGTATCAGTATTTTCCGGTGTTTCTTTTTTGATCCATTTTTTGTGCTTATAACAGTAAAGGGATTGAATTTTTAATAGGCGGCTATTTTCAAAACGAATTAATTTTTTAAAATACCTTCTTCTTTTATCGCCTTCAATAATTATAATAGCGGGGTTGGTAGAGTTGTCAAGCGCATAAACAACTGTAAATAATTTTTTATTTTCTACCATTACATCGTAATGACTGCTGTCGATAAAATGTATTGTTTCAAATTGATCAATATTTGTCCAGTAAGTGCCAATTAGTTTGGTATAAGTTACAGACTGGCTATGCACGCTGATGGCTGAAAATATTACTATCGGTAATAGATATAGCTTTTTCATTGGGAAAGTTTTATCAGGTTGTATTCTTATAATAAAGATTGCGATCGGGTTAAATAGGATGCATTGATAGCCTTTTAGAATTGTTGACATAGATTAAATATTTCAGTTACAGTGGCAGGGGGATTTTCCCATTTTAAAAAAAGTAATCCATTATTATGTTCGCATTACGATTAGATTTTAAAAATGAGAGTAATTCGACACATCCCTGTATTACTGCTAATTCAATTGCTTTATAACAGCGTTAAAGCACAAAATTTTGCATTCAATAATAGCGGAGCATTGCCTGATACAAGTGCAATCGTAGATGTTACCAGCACTACAAAAGGTTTTTTGTTGCCTCGAATGACATCTTCGCAAGCGGCATTAATACCAAAGCCGGCTAAAGGATTGTTGCTTTATAATCAAGATATTGATGCGTTGCAATTAAATATCGGTACTTCTGCCAGCCCATCATGGCAAACGGTATCTTTTTTAAAAAATAGTTGGTTGGTTACAGGGAACAGCGGTATACCATCTGCGTCCAGGTTTATTGGTACTACGGATAGCGTGAGCTTACGTTTTCGTACCAATAATATAGCTAGAATGGTAATTGACAGTTTGGGAAGTGTAGGAATTGGTACCGCAACACCTAATGCAGCTGCTAAATTAGATATTAGCGGAAATGTTAAGCTGGGAACAACGGGAACAGTTATTAAAAACATAATTGCTTTTTCATCCACAATAAGCTCAACAGCTATCAATGCACCTAATACATCTGCTCTTAATGTGGCAGGTGTTAGCGTATTGGGAAGTTATTCAGCATCAGTTACAGATGTAACGGTCAATATTCCTTCGGGTAGTCAGCCTGGTACTACATCTGCAGTAGTGAATGTTTCACCCGGCTTCGATCTGCCGACAGGTGTTAGCATTGCATCGGCACGGCTCATTTCTTCTACCCAACTTAAAATACGTTTTTTAAATGCAGGTTCTGCAGCACAGTCACTAACAGGAATTCTTTACATTACCATTACGGAGTTTTGATATTCATAACCATTTAACCGAATTGTACTTTTGGGGCTTAGTAAAACAAAGAGGGAGCAAATCCCTCTTTTATTGTTTTTGTAAAAATGGCTGAATTATTGTTATACCTTGTTTATACTTTAAACTATAGGATATGAAAAAAGAAAATAAAAAGCACAGTAATTCTGAAGAAGACAAAAAATTTCCATTGCCGATCTATGATAAATCGGAAGATATTTATAATCAGCAAAAAGAACTGCCCCTGGATGAACAAAAGAATGAAGATGATAGATCGTTAGATGAAGGGCTTGATATACCAGGTGCGGAATTAGACGACGACAATGAAAAGATCGGTGAAGAGGATGAAGAAAACAACTATTATAGTTTAGGAGGAGATGACCATAATGATCTGGAAGAAGAGAAAGAATAAAGTTTACGGCAAAGGTTAAAGAATGCTCCTAGTGCATAAGTGATTAGTGATATTTTCTGATCTAAAAAGAAAAATTAGTTCCTCACCGGCTTACCGCCTTTCAATACACTTTGTATTCTTTCCAGCGTTTTCTTTTCGCCGCAAAGACTAAGAAATGCCTGGCGTTCAAGATCGAGTAAATATTGTTCGCTTACTACTGATTGCTCACTCAGATCACCGCCGCACATTACATAAGCTAATTTTTTTGTGATCAACACATCATGATCAGTAGCGCAGTTGCCACGCCACATTCCATTGATGCCTGCATACAAAGCGCCAAGCGCTGAGCGCCCCAATACTTTAATATCATTACGTGGAGCAGGTGCTACATATCCGTCATCGAACAATTCAATTACTGCTTTTTTTGCTTCTGCAATTCTTCGGGATTGGTTGATGCAAACAATATCCCTGTCTTTTTTATAGATGCCCAGATCGAATGCTTCCTGCGCAGATGTACTAACCTTTGCTGTTGCAATAGTAATGAAACGATTCATTAAGGTAATCGTTTCTGGTTCGTTGTGATGCATTTCATCGGCAGCACGTAACGCAAACTCTTTGCTGCCACCACCCGCAGGAATAACACCCACACCAACTTCCACCATGCCGATATATGTTTCTGCAGCAGGAATAATTTTGTCTGCATGCAAATTCAATTCGCAAGCACCACCTAATGTTAAGCCGTGCGGTGCTACTACAACAGGGATAGAGGAATAACGCACTTTCATCATCGTATTTTGAAAAGTGCGTACTGCCATATCCAATTCATCAAACTCCTGTTCAACAGCATACATAAAGAAGATGCCAACGTTTGCGCCTGCAGAAAAATTGTTACCACTATTGGCAATCACCAATCCTTTATATTTTTCTTCTGCCAATGAAACAGATTTGCTGATGCCTTCCAATACTTCGCCGCCAATGGTTCCCATTTTAGTATACCATTCTAAACCAAGCACATCATTACCTAAATGATACGTACGACAGGCGCTGTTTTTCCAAACGGTATCGTTCTCGAAATTTTTCATTACTATAAACGCTTCACCACCGGGAATTGGCTTGTATGCTTTGGAACGAACGTCGTAATATAAACGCTTTCCGTTTTCTACTTTATAAAAAGAAGTAATTCCTTTTGCTAACATTTCTTCTACCCATGGAGAAATTTTGAAACCAGCAGCTTTCATTGCTTCCGTGGTTTTTGTAACGCCTAAAGCATCCCAAGTCTCAAATGCGCCTATTTCCCAACCAAAGCCTGCCATCATTGCATCATCCAATCTATATAGCTCATCACTTATTTCAGGAATGCGATGTGATATGTAGGAAAATAAATTGGAATGAAACTGGCGGTAAAATTCACCGGCTTTATCTTGTCCCACAAATAATGTTTTGATCCTTGTTTTTAGCTCATCAATTGGTTTGGCTGTTTCAACTGTTGCAAACTTTGCTTTAGTTCGGGGTTTGTATTCAAATGTTTTTAGATCGAGTGTTAATATCTCGCTTTCGCCGGAAGCATTTTTTATCTTTTTAAAGAAACCTTGTTTGGTTTTATCTCCCAACCAACTGTTCTCTACCATTTTATTCAACCAGGAAGGAATGGTAAAGATTTCTTTCGCTTCATCATCCGGGCAATTATCATGTACTCCTTTAGCCACTTTAACCAATGTGTCAATTCCCACTACATCAGCAGTTCTAAAAGTAGCTGATTTAGGTCGGCCTATGATCGTCCCGGTTAACGCATCTACTTCGTCTATGCTTAACTGTAACGCATCAATCAATTTAAAAATTGACATGATACTGAATACGCCGATACGATTCGCTATGAAAGCAGGCGTGTCTTTACATAACACGGTCGTTTTTCCAAGATATAGATCGCCGTAATGCATTAAGAAATCTACCACTTCAGCATCTGTATATTTTGTAGGAATAATTTCGAGCAAACGCAAGTAGCGTGGCGGATTGAAGAAATGCGTACCGCAAAAATGCTTTTTAAAATCATCGCTTCTGCCTTCTGCCATTAAATGGATCGGAATGCCTGAAGTATTAGACGTGATCAATGTTCCGGGCTTACGGTATTTTTCTACTTCAGAAAAAATGGATTGCTTAATGTCCAATCGCTCTACTACTACTTCAATTATCCAATCGCAGGTAGTAATATCTTTCATGTTATCAGTAAAATTCCCTGTCTTAATTTTTTTGATGACATCTTTATGATAAACAGGAGAAGGATTGCTTTTTACAGCCGTGGCTAACGCTTCGTTTACTATTTTATTCTTATCACCTTCTTTACTTTCTATATCTAGCAATAAAACCTGTAATCCAATGCCTGCAAAATGGCAGGCGATGCGGCTGCCCATAACGCCGCTACCTAATACGGCAACTTTTTTAATGATTCTTTTTGTCATACGGCAAAATAGTTAGTTAAACAACTATCGTTACCGAAGTTAGTATTTTAATTACACGAATGGAAACGAATTAGGCGAATTTTTTGTGAAGAAAAAATCTTTATCAACCTTGATTTAAAATTAACTTACTCCACTACCGCCATCAATCTGATTTTCCGGAGAAACGAAATGAAGCTTTCCGTCTTTATCCTCTGCCATTAAGATCATTCCATTGCTTTCGATGCCTTTCATTTTACGAGGAGCAAGATTGGCAACAATTACTACTTGTTTACCAATAATGTCTTCGGGTTGGTAATGCAATGCAATGCCACTTACAATAGTGCGTTTTTCAAAACCTAGATCTACTTCCAGCTTCAACAGCTTATCTGCTTTTGCAACTTTTTCCGCTGATAAAATAATTCCTGTTCGTAGATCGATCTTTGCAAAATCATCAAACTGAATAGTTGGTTTCAATGTTGCAACAGTTGCTGTTAAATTATTTGTTGATGGTTTATTTGTTTCCATCTTTTTACTTCTTTCTTTTAGTTTTTCTATTTGTGCTGCTACTTCCGCATCTTCAATTTTCCTGAATAATAATTGCGGCTCACGTAAAGAATAACCAACACTTAACAGCTTGGATTTGCCTGCATTTTCCCATTCCAGCATTTTGTCTACCACTTTCATCATGTTCAACATTTTCTTAGCAGTGAAAGGCAGGAAAGGGTTAATGAAAATGGCGAGATTGGCTGTTAACTGTAAGCATACATGCAAGCAATTATCGATTGATTTTTGAGCTTCTGTTGTCGGTTGTCTGTCATCGTTGGTTTGCTTGGCAACGATCCACGGTTGTTTATCCTGCATGTACTTATTGCCCTTTCTTGCAAGGTCAATCACTTCAAACAGTGCATCTCTAAAGCGATATTCTTCAAGCAGATTTTCAATTTTTGATTTAGAACTTTCGATAGCAGCAAACAATTCTTTATCCGCATTATCGAACACATCAGCATGCAATACCGGAACCTTTCCTTTACACAACTTGTGCATCAGCACCCAGGTTCTGTTTATAAAATTCCCGAAAATAGCTACCAGCTCACTATTCACCGCATCCTGGAAACCTTTCCAGGTAAACTCACTGTCTTTATTTTCAGGTGCGATGGTAGTTAAATAGTAGCGCAGAGAATCTATCAACATATCACCTCCGTTTTCTTTCTTCACAAAATCATCAATATAATCCTGCATTTCAATGCTCCATCCACGACTGGTACTCATCTTATCACCTTCCAAATTCATGAATTCGTTGGCAGGAACATTATCCGGCAAAATATTTCCATGAAGCTTCAACATCACAGGGAAAATAATACAATGGAAAACGATATTATCCTTACCTATAAAATGAACAAGCTTAGTGTCTTTATCATTCCAGTAAGGTTGCCAATCTTTATTATTATCTAAAGCCCATTGCTTGGTAGCGCTGATATAACCGATCGGCGCATCAAACCAAACATACAATACTTTGCCTTGTGCATCTGTTAGTGGCACTTTTATTCCCCAATCCAGATCCCTTGTAACAGCACGAGGTTGTAAACCTGCATCCAGCCAGCTTTTACATTGTCCCAATACATTTGTTTTCCAGTCTTCTCTATGTTCCGCTAATACCCAATTTTTTAAGAACTCTTCGTGTTTGTTTAACGGCAAGTACCAATGCTTGGTTTGTTTTTTTATAGGAGGATTACCGCTTAATGTACTGCGTGGATTTATCAATTGCTCCGGACTTAAAGATGTTCCGCAACGTTCACATTGATCACCATACGCATTTTCGTTTGCACAAACCGGGCAAGTGCCCACAATATATCTATCTGCTAAAAATGTTTTTGCTTCTTCATCGTAGAATTGTTCAGTTTCTTTTATCTCTAGTTCACCTTTATCATTTAGAGCTGTAAAAAACTCCTTGGCTGTTTCATGATGAATAGGAGATGAGGTACGATGATAGATATCGAATGAGATGCCCAGATCGCCCATATTACTTTTCAGTATCTCATGGTATTTATCTACAATTTCTTTTGGCGTAGTTTTTTCTTTCATCGCCTGGATGGTAATAGCAGCACCATGTTCATCGCTGCCGCATACATATACAACGTCTCGCTTTTGTGCACGCAGGTAACGTACATAAGTATCCGCAGGTAAATAAGCGCCTGCTAAATGCCCGATATGCTTAAGCCCGTTCGCATAAGGAAGGGCTGATGTTATTAAGTATCTCTTAGGTTGTTTCATCGGCTGCAAAAATACTTGATAGCAGATTACTAAAAAATAAAAAAGCCATCACAGACGTGACGGCTTCGCTTGCTTACGAACAAAACAGAACTACCTGTTTATTTTGCTTATTGACGATTGCAGACGGGTTGTCGGAATTTCTTCAAATTGTAATCCTGTTATTTCGGTATTATTTATAATGGCTTCCTTTTTAGCCAAGACTGTTTTACCTTTTTT
The Ferruginibacter albus DNA segment above includes these coding regions:
- the sov gene encoding T9SS outer membrane translocon Sov/SprA, which gives rise to MLFKRKLISNYLKLGLLQVVLSIVVSSSLFANPVSPVTYTNISSKDSLPFPISDRRGDYLSTPKSTFDLKDPSNIQDSIAYDPQTHLYTVYEKIGDKYYRTPTTYTFDEYWAMVSKQQQDDYFKKRANTLDILNRKITQPKLSMYDNLFNRLFGNGKIDIIPQGSVNVTAGYQGQKIGNPTLPEQARNSGGLDFNMDAQVNVNANIGDKMKFPINYNTLANFGQENQLKLDYTGIDDEIVKKFEAGNVSYSSRSTLIPGAQQLFGVKAQLQFGKLFVTAVLANQKSQRQSVNLQGGAASQVINLKADEYEENRHFLLAQYFRRNYNKVLSNLPAVTSPVQILRMEVWVTNHVGTTTDARTVVGLADLAEDSPYLQPPLINVFGGLPNNNSNDLLSRITSNPSNRDPSQVSTNLQGMGLFAVQDFEKTFARKLDSTQYVYNRQVGYISLSQPLQPDEVLAVAYQYSYNGKIYQVGEFSQDVPPDSATATQKVLFLKLLKATSQRPGLPIWKLMMKNVYSVGYGTLSPTNFKLDVLYQEPSLGAKRYVPFGDKNQGQPIISLLNLDRLNNQLDPQPDGVYDYVEGYTVISQYSRIVFPVLEPFGRDLASQVYNSVPTNAKDTLFYALYDSIKAVAQQYPNLNRFQLKGSASTSGSSDISIGYNIPRGSVTVTAGGQTLVEGTDYDINYDLGTIKIINQAVLNAGLPVQVNFENNNTFGLQQRSYTALRLDYMAKNTSSEQLSLGATMVKLSERPFFTKVNYGEDPIDNVMYGLDASLKKDLPRITKLLDKLPFYSTTTPTTLNAYAEGALFKPGHAPQIGNGSAGAVYIDDFEGSATGIDLRFPAISWALASTPLGATDANGNELFPEAGLLNNLDYGKNRAKLAWYQIEPTLQQYQGTNNPLGTNRAELSDPRVRIVYQNEIFPQKTTDFGQSQLVTFDLAYYPKNKGPYNFDITNINNDNTLKNPETRWGGLMRSIDQTDFETANIQFIEFWMQDPYISNKVNPAPGKLYFNLGDISEDILKDGRRFYENGLPTPTTPSQVDNSVWGKSPRNPIQPTNAFSNNADERAFQDVGFDGLPDDSERVQNSSYLLALQTQVSGAALQAANNDPDGDDYRHYRDAAFTGNDGILSRYKDFNSPEGNSPVNTGSAYSTAATLYPDGEDLNRDNTMNETEQYFQYVVNIAPSNDPSGVMEIGKNFIVDKKTVVVHPADGSTRPETWYQFRIPISAYNNKVGSISDFKSIRFMRMFLTGFSDSIVLRFGELQLERNTWRNYQYQLDSSGNYTPINDQATFNVGSVNIEQNDQRAPLPYRTPKDIQRQQVQSNNGVNLLLNEQSMTLQFCSLPQGASRGVFETFAQRDFRSYGNLAMYIHAEANQKLGGDLKDTDMVAIVRIGSDFVNNYYEIKIPLYLTPLAAGSLNPDTDTYNDTLWRSINNLNLDLSLLPQLKEQRNINGNAGHLYSQLQSNGQTYSILGDPNLGEVDGVLIGVKNVHNSSACGEMWVDELRLSNINEHGGYAAVGKLDMNLADLGTISASVATHSNGFGTLEQKANERFRDDYTQFDVAANLELGKLLPKKAAISIPVFASYTQSVSTPEYDPYDLDIKLQDKLDAAQSSQARDSIRNNAVTFNSTKTINFTNVKKNKTNNKKSKIYDISNFDLSYSFIQISSHDPLTEYNDITRHRANIGYNFTSQPSYIEPFKKLKFFKKKNKSHWLDLVKDFNFNLVPSQISFRTDIQRQFGVLKPRSIGISKYDVPETYNKYFTMERDYIFRWNLTRSLNFNLNAVNNSRVDEPYGRIDTKAKSDTLWNNFWDGGRNTNFNQTADFSYTLPTSKFPALDWTTVNLKYQATYQWIGASLAATTLGNILENGQQQEATAQLDFTRLYNKSKFLRALDMPQVKKEKAEVKTKTDTLFRFVRRDSIKVKEIKRIRTRKIKDPNAMPYVGLGARIFGKLLTSIKQVNISLSENANTRLPGYTDSTQYVGQDWKSMQPGLGFILGQQPDTSWLNAAASKGLITKDTNFNSLFQQTYTQRLTLTAQLEPVRDLNISINVSKSFNKNYSETFKYADTTNQGLNYHFGHLTPYTGGGFDISYISFGTLFGHFDPNQISQTFINFENYRKTISKRLGIANKYNVDGANGANTLPDAEGYYYGYSKYATDVLIPAFIAAYSGKDPNSVGLLNQSNANIKSNPFSNFLPEPNWKIDYNGLSKIKGFDKIFTSFTLSHGYTGDLSMNGFTSALLYQDVSRYGYPSFYDPGSKNYVPYFLVPNITIQEQFSPLIGMDMTFTNQWQVKFEYIKQRTLSLSLVDYQLSETRSTEFSFGAGYRKRGLKLLAGLNLPKFLSKSGGNKLDNEINFRVDVRVRDNATSNSWLDQDSKYATSGSKEITISPTVDYYLNSKVNIKLYFDQRQVIPYVSSSAPITTTRAGVQVRISLAQ
- a CDS encoding LLM class flavin-dependent oxidoreductase, which codes for MELGIDMFGDLQIAQDGKIQSSGERLQQLIEEIKLMDEVGLDFFGIGEHHREEYAVSVPEIVLAAASSVTKHIKLGSAVSVLSSSDPVRLYQSFATIDQLSNGRAELVAGRGSFIESFPVYGYNLKNYEELFEEKLELLVKLNKENPITWKGKLRPDLNNQLILPRAVNDNLKIWVAVGGTPESVVRAAKYGLPVVFAIIGGSPSQFVPLFNYYKEAYQHFKHDMNKFEVGVHVHAFFGDDSKEIADEIYPSYAAQMDRVGKSRGWQSYQRSQFDFGRSKEGALIISDASEAIDRILYLHEIFGLTRFSAHMDVGAPSHQSMMKSIEIYGTKIAPKVREALKK